ATGGCCTTCTTTGCGAGAAAAACGCTTTGGAAACCAGGCATCGCCCAGTGGTGGCTCGACGGAGTCGGGACCATCCCCGTGGACCGCGACGGCGGTTCCGATGTCGCAGCCATCCGTCGTGTCCTGCAGACCCTCCAGTCGGGCAAGGCGCTGATTCTTTTCCCCGAAGGCACCCGATCCCCTGACGGCAGCCTTCAGCCGGCCAAGCCGGGTGTGGGGCTGATCGCCTGCAAGACCCAGGCGCCGGTGCTGCCCGCCCGCATCTTCAATTCGCACCTGGCCTTTGGACGCGGGGGAAAACTGCGCGTGGGCACGCGCATCTCGGTGGTCTTCGGGCCCGTCATCCAACCAAAAGACTACGACGATCCGGGCGCCGGGCGCGATCGCTACCAGCGCGCCAGCGAACGAATCATGGGCTCCATATCGCGACTGCGCATGCCGGAATACCCCGTGATTTGAGCAGTCGCGGCAGCGCGTCTACTCCAGCCCGCTCGCCTTGCGCGCACGCCGCAGGACACCGCTGGCGGTGGCGCGCGCGCGTGCCGCCCCATCCGCAAGGATTTTCTCGACGTAGTCCATGCTGGCCGCGAGTTCGGCACGTTTCGCCCGGTAGGGGGCAAAGAAACTCCAGATGTGCTCGAACAACTGCTTCTTCAGGTCACCATACCCCAATCCGCCTTCACGGAGACGTCGCTCCGTCTCCACCGACACCTCGCCAGGGGCGACAAGTTTCAGGAGCTGAATCGCAACATTGCGGTCGGCGTCCGGCTTGGGCTCCTGCGGCGTGCGGGAATCCATCACAATACCCATTATGCGTTTTTTCGTGGCCTTCTCCTCGCCGAAAATGTCGATCGTGTTTCCGTAGCTCTTGCTCATTTTCTGACCGTCGAGCCCCGGCACCACCGCAACGTCGTCGCGGATCACCGGCTCCGGAATCACCAGTGTTTCGCCGTAGGTCTGATTGAACTTGATCGCGATGTCGCGAGTCATCTCAACGTGCTGCTTCTGGTCACGTCCCACCGGCACGCGGTGCGTGTCGTACAGCAGAATGTCAGCGGCCATCAGCACGGGATACGCGAAGAGGCCGAAGTTTGCAGCGATGCCCTTGGCGGTCTTGTCCTTGTAGCTGTGCGCACGCTCGAGCAACCCCATCGGTGTCAGCGTACCGATGATCCATGTGAGCTCGGTGACTTCTGGCACATCGCTCTGCCTCCAGAAGACGCAGCGCTCCGGATCCAGCCCGCAGGCCAGCCAGTCCAACGCCACATCCAGTGTGTTCCTTCTACGCTGAGCGGGGTCAAGCAGCGACGTCATCGAATGATAGTCCGCGATGAAATAGTAGCAGTCCCCGCTCGCCTGGGCGTCGATCGCGGGGCGCATCGCGCCAAAGTAATTGCCTATGTGCAGGGTGCCCGAGGGCTGGATACCGGTTAGCGTTCTTGGCATGGAAAGGGACGATGCTTCCTGTCTCCCTGACGAATCTCAAACCTGGAATTCTCCGCGGGATACAAACGCGATTCAATCGCGCCGGGGGATTTGCACGACCGCCTCACGAATCCTGGCGATCGTATTGGCTGGCAGATAGCCCGAAAACGGCACTGTGGGCATGACAAGCGCCCGCTTACCCAGCACAGAGCCAGGATTGAGCACCGCGTTGCAACCCACCTCCGCCCCATCGCCTAGAATTGCGCCGAACTTGCGCAGCCCGGTCTGATAGACCACCCCGTCAATCGCCAGCGTGATGGGCTTCTGGTCGAGCCGCAGATTGGAAAGAATCACTCCCGCGCCGAGATGCGTCCTGTTTCCAAGGACGGAGTCGCCCACATAGCTGAAATGCGGCACCTGCACGCCATCGAGCAGCAGGCAGTTCTTGAATTCACAGGAGTTTCCGAGGACGCAGCCGCTGCCGACAATGACGTTTCCCCGTACGAACGCTCCCGGCCTGATCTCGGTATTCGCACCAATCCAGGCGGGTCCGATCAAGGTGGCATGCGCCGGCAGCCTGACCGTGGGATCGATACGGACATCCCCCTCCACGTGCACCCCGGGCGGCAAATCCGTCCGTCGCGCAGCGCTCTTTGAAGCGCGCGCCGCGGCCGGCCCTATCGCCTTCAACCAATCCCAAGGCAGGGCGTCGGACGTGAAATCCTCCGCGAAGGCTGACAGCGAATCCGGAAGGGCGAAAAACACGGAGGCGTTCATCGGGAAAACAGCATCCAAGTCGAAAAGCCGGCTGAGAACCAGCGGCTTTTTTCCGCCCTTAAACCAGCCCGCTCTCAGGCCAGCCAACGCTCCAGATTCGCCGCGACAAATTCGTCGTCGACCAGCCAGGCGTGGGCCTTGGAGACGCGATCCAGCTCGGCCGCCTGTCCCGGCGAAAGTCGCTCATGCGGATTCAAGCAGTGGATCGTTTCAAAAATGCCCTGGCGCCGCAGGACTTCATGGATTCCCGGTATGCACCCGGCGAAGCGGTTCGCGGCGTCAAACACGGCGGCATTCGCATCGGTGAGCGCCGCGTTGCGATCGAGCCACACGGCATCGAGCTTTCCCTTGACGCGCGCCCGCTTGATGTCCTTCAGCATGGCGACCGCCCTCTCTGTCCAAACACCCCACTGCCCGAGAAGCCCGCCCACGATGAATCGTTCCTTCCCCGAGAATCGAAAGCGGGTGAGCAGATCGACAATGATGTTGTCGTCATTGCCGGTGTACAAGGCGATGTCGTCCCTCCCAGACGCCATCACCGCACGAACCACATCGAGCGTTTGATAGCGGTTGAACGGCGCCATCTTGATTGCCACGACATTCGGTATCTCTGCAAATTCCCTCCAGAATCGATGGCTGAGAAGGCGGCCTCCAACGGACGGCTGCAGATAGAAGCCCACCAGCGGGATGCTCCTGGCCACTTCCCGGCAGTGCCTCACGATGTCCTTTTCCGCAGCCTCGCTCCAGGCTCCCAGACTCAGAAGCCCGGCATGGTAACCCAGCTCGCGCGCAATGCCGGCCTCACGGCTGGCCTGCGGTGTGAGCCCGCACAGTCCCGCAATCTTGATCCGCGCCTGTTTGCGGAGAGGCACCCAGGAATCAATCTGCTCGGAAGCAAGAGCAAGAATCGGGCGGTACAGCCCGTGCTTTTCCTCGCGAATCTCAAACTGCGTGGAATGCACGCCAACCGCGATGCCACCCACGCCGGCATCCAGATAGTAGCGCATGACCGCGCGCTGGCGTTGCTCCGTCCAGCGGCGCCTGCGATCAAGCGCCAGGGGAAGCGCTGGAATGACATGGCCTTCAAGAAGGTGTTCACGGATTTCGGCAATCGTGTTCATGGCTCAAAACTTCCCATCGCGCGTCTGAAATCCGGTTGGCTTGCCCCAAGTCCCGCCGTCATTGGCGAGCCAGGCCGCAATCCAGCGTTGCATGCTTTCAACCGACGTCTTGGGCGCGCCAAACAGCTGGTGGGACCACCCCGCATTGCTGAGCCAGGCTGTGGGCGCCTCAACTCCCGTGACCACCGGCTCCAGACCCAGCAGTTCACCGGCGCGCCCGGCAAGATCCCGCACGCGCAGAATCTCCGACCCCGTGATGTTGATGGGCACGGCCGGACTGCCGGCGATGCTGATCGTTTGAATGATCTGGTTCAGCGCATCCGGCTGCCAGATCAGGTTCACGTAGCCCATCGTCACATCGACGGGTTCCCTGTTTCTCACCTTCTGCGCAATGTCGACAAGCACCCCGTAGCGAAATTCAACCGAGTAGTTCAGCCGGATCAGTGCAACCTTCGTCCCCCAGCGTTTCGATGCTTCCACAAACGCCTGCTCGCGCTGGAGGCAGGACTTCGCGTACTCCCCCACCGGGTCGGTCGGCGTGGACTCCCTCGCTCCACCCGAGGCGGGCTCAACAAAGGGATAAACGCAACCCGTGGAAAACGCGATGATGCGCGCATGCCGGTAGCGCTCGGCTACGAGCCGGGGCATGGCGACATTCATTTTTTCAAGGAGCTCGGGCGATGTCGCCGTCCCAAACTTCACCCCCGCCAGAAAAAACACCACCGGTGCGTCCGGCAGGCGGGCAACATGCTCGGGGACGGAAAGGTCGGCGGACACGACGTCAATCCCCGTCGCGGTGAAGCTGTCCTGGTCACGAAGCGTCGAGAAGCGTGAAACGGCGATTACCTTCAGATTTGTACCTGCGGCAACCGACGCCATTTGCAGCATGCGGCACAGATGCAGTCCCATCTTTCCGCCGGCACCCAGAACCAGGACCGGTCCCTGAAGCCCCGCCACCAAACGGATTGTGCTTTCCAATGGCGCGGAAAGAAAATCATCCGCATCCTCGGGGCGGCACGGCAGGGCGGGTTGGAAATCGTTTTTGGCAGTCATGCGCAACGCAACCGTTCCAGTCGGTTCGAGTTTGCGCACGGCTTCAAGCCGTCTTTCACGAAGAATGCCAGCAAAGCCGACAAATGACTGAGGGAGCGCTCGTTAGGTGCAAACTTTGATAACCGCACGGTTACTTTTCAGCGTTGCTCGGTTCACCTCAGTGATCGAATCGGCTTGATTGCGGCTCTTTGGCGCACCGGTTCAGCAGGAGACCGGAGCGCTCCTGCAGAAAATCAAGCGGGCCTGCAACGGCAGGATTCGGGAATGCGTTCCCTTCCCATTTTTTCTGAAACATCTCCACAGCCCTCACACGCGCGCCTCCTGTCTTGAGGCGTGCGTCAGCGTCCAGATCTGCCGGGCCTGGCCTATGGTTTCCGCCAGAACATCCGGAGTGAGCGCCTGCTTGGGATCGTCGCCGATTCCCTTCGTCGGTTGCACGTGGGCCTCAATGCAAAGTCCGTCCGCGCCATAGGCGACCGCGGCGAGGGCGCATGCCGGCACATACACGGCCTTGCCCACCGAGTGCGAGGGGTCCACCACCACGGGAGCCCAGGTCCTCTCCTTCAGGAGCGGCGTGATGCTCTCGTCCGGGTGATTGCGATAGCCATCCAGCGTCGGCGCCGTGCCCCTCGGGCAGAGCAGTATGTTGGGATTGCCGAATGACGCGATGTACTCGGCCGCCGAAAGAAATTCATTGAGCGGCCCCATGTGCAGGCTGCGCTTCAGAAGGACGACCGTCGGGCGATCCGTCACCGCCCGGCCAATGGCGCGGAGGAGCGAATAATTGAGGGCGTTGCGCGCGCCGACCTGCAGCATGTGCACGCCGGCATCGAGGGCGAGTTTGAGCTGCTTTTCATCCATCACCTCCGCATCCACCGGCAGTCCGGTGCGGCGGTGGGCCTCCATCAGGATGTCGAGTGATTTGGCGTCGCCTTGAAATGCATACGGATTTGTCCGCGGCTTCCAGACTCCGCCGCGAAGCACATGCGCGCCCGCCTCCTTCACGGCGGCGGCGGTTTCATAGAGCAGGGTGGGATTCTTTGGATCGATCGTGCACTGCCCGGCCACAACGAGCAGTTCCTCGCCGAGCGTCACGCCGCCGAGCCTGATCTTGTGCGAGGACAAGTCCGAGCGCTTGTCCATGAGCTTGAACGGCGATTGGATCTTGTCGATCCGCTCGACGTAGCTGAGCCCCTCGAGCCGGGTGATCATGAGATCGTCGCGTTCATCGCCCACAATCGCATAGATGGTCCGAACAGCCCCGATGATCGGTTGTATCTGGCACCCAAAGGCCTCGACGATGTGGGTCACTTCGGCGAGTTGCTCGCTGGTCAGCTTGTGGTTCTTCGGAAGGATCATGGCGTCAGGGGGAGGCAACCTAGACAGGAATGCATGAATTGACAGAATGAAATTGAGTGGCGGTCGTCGTCAAACCCGCCCCCCGCAGAAGTTTTGCGTCGATTCAACGAGCCGGATTCCTTCAACCTGTAAGTAGCCATGTTCGAATCTCTCACCGAAAAACTTTCACACGCCCTCCGCAACCTTCGCGGGGTTGGCAAACTCAGCGAAGAAAACATGGCGGAGGCGCTCAAGGAAGTGCGCACTGCGCTGCTCGGCGCGGATGTTCATTTCAAGGTCGCTCGCGAGTTCGTCGAACGTGTCCAGACCAAGTGCATGGGCCAGCAGGTCCTCGTGGGTGTCACCCCAGGCCAGCAGATCGTCAAGATCATCCATGACGAACTTGTATCCCTTCTCGGCGAGGGCGCAACGGCCCTGTCGGGTGCGCGTCCGCTCAAGATCCTGATGGTGGGTCTGCACGGTTCGGGAAAAACAACCTCCACCGTCAAGCTGGCGAGGCACCTCAAGAAGCGCGGCTACCGGCCGCTCGTCGCGGCGTGCGACATCCATCGCCCTGCGGCGATTGACCAGCTTGAGATTCTCGCGAAGCAGGAGGAGGTCGCGTTCTATTGCGACCGCGCCTCGCGCGACGTGCCCGCCATCGGTGTTGCGGCGCTGAACGCGGCCCGTCAGCTCACGGCGGATTGCATCATCCTCGACACCGCCGGGCGGCTCCAGATCGACCAGGATTTGATCGAGGAGGTGAAGCGTCTGTCCGCGAAGGTCGAGCCGGATGAAATCCTGCTCGTTGCCGATGGCGCGCTCGGCCAGGAGGCGGTGAATGTGGCGAAGACGTTTCACGACGCGCTCAAGCTCACGGGGCTCGTGCTGACCAAGCTCGACGGCGACGCCCGCGGCGGCGCCGCGCTCTCGATCAAGGCGATCACGGGCGTGCCCATCAAGTTCATCGGCACTGGTGAAAAACCCGCGGACTTCGACACGTTTTACCCGGACCGCCTCGCCTCGCGCATCCTTGGCATGGGCGACGTGGTGTCGCTTGTCGAGCGCGCCCAGGAAACCATCGACCAGAAGGAGGCGGAGAAGATGGCGGAGAAGCTCCGCAAGGCTGACTTCACGCTCGAGGACTTCCTGGCCCAGATGCAGCAGATCAAGAAGCTCGGGTCGATGGAGAGCATCCTGAAGATGATGCCCGGTATGAACGGGGTGAAACTCGACGGCGATGCGGAGAAAAGCATGGCTCGGACCGAGGCCATCATCCATTCAATGACCCCGCAGGAGCGACGGAAGCCGGATATCTTGAATGGCAACCGCCGCCTGCGCATCGCCAATGGGGCCGGCGTGAAGGTCGTCGAGGTCAACCAACTCATGAAACAGTTTCAGCAGATGCAAAAAATGATGCGCATGTTCAAGGGTGGCGGCGACAAGAAGATGATGCGCCAGCTCCAGGCCATGCAGGGCCGCGGCGGCATGCCGCGCTTCTAAACAGTTCCCAGAAGCGGCTATTCCGGCAGCACGATCCGCCACTCTACATTCGAATCGGGGGCAAGGCTGAATGTCTTTTCCACACTTCGGCCATCCACCATGATCGTCACCCGATAGTCGCCATGAAATCCTCGCTCGGTGCACTGGCCGCTGGCATTGGTTTTCGTTGTCAGGTTTGTGCGCCACTGATGCAGCACCAGGTCCTTGTAGACCTTGGCGTTGGGTTTCTCAGACCAGTCCGTTCGAAACATGGCCGCCGGCGGCTTCCAATGGCGGCCTTCCCAGAAGCCCCAGTGCTGCACGCCGACCACGCTCGGATGACTGAACGCGGCTATCAGAAAGTCGCGGGTGAAGTCCGCCTGCAATTGCTCGTCGCTGGTCGGGATGTCGAACTCGGTGAAACGAACAGGGAGATTGAACTCCTTCTGATACCGGTCGAGCGTCGCGACAATGTTCTCAGGTGCGTTCGGACGGCTGCTGAAGTGCCCCTGCATGCCCAGTCCGTCGAGCGGCGCACCATGATCGAGCAGGAAACGCGTCGTGCGTTCGAAGTGCGCCACGTGCGCGGGATCCGCCTTGGCGTCATCGTTTGAGAAATCATTCAGATAGAGTTTTGCGTGCGGAAGTTCCTCCCGGGCCGCCTTGAACCAAGTCACCAT
This genomic window from Opitutaceae bacterium contains:
- the trpS gene encoding tryptophan--tRNA ligase, whose product is MPRTLTGIQPSGTLHIGNYFGAMRPAIDAQASGDCYYFIADYHSMTSLLDPAQRRRNTLDVALDWLACGLDPERCVFWRQSDVPEVTELTWIIGTLTPMGLLERAHSYKDKTAKGIAANFGLFAYPVLMAADILLYDTHRVPVGRDQKQHVEMTRDIAIKFNQTYGETLVIPEPVIRDDVAVVPGLDGQKMSKSYGNTIDIFGEEKATKKRIMGIVMDSRTPQEPKPDADRNVAIQLLKLVAPGEVSVETERRLREGGLGYGDLKKQLFEHIWSFFAPYRAKRAELAASMDYVEKILADGAARARATASGVLRRARKASGLE
- a CDS encoding NAD(P)-dependent oxidoreductase, with amino-acid sequence MTAKNDFQPALPCRPEDADDFLSAPLESTIRLVAGLQGPVLVLGAGGKMGLHLCRMLQMASVAAGTNLKVIAVSRFSTLRDQDSFTATGIDVVSADLSVPEHVARLPDAPVVFFLAGVKFGTATSPELLEKMNVAMPRLVAERYRHARIIAFSTGCVYPFVEPASGGARESTPTDPVGEYAKSCLQREQAFVEASKRWGTKVALIRLNYSVEFRYGVLVDIAQKVRNREPVDVTMGYVNLIWQPDALNQIIQTISIAGSPAVPINITGSEILRVRDLAGRAGELLGLEPVVTGVEAPTAWLSNAGWSHQLFGAPKTSVESMQRWIAAWLANDGGTWGKPTGFQTRDGKF
- a CDS encoding UDP-N-acetylglucosamine diphosphorylase, yielding MNASVFFALPDSLSAFAEDFTSDALPWDWLKAIGPAAARASKSAARRTDLPPGVHVEGDVRIDPTVRLPAHATLIGPAWIGANTEIRPGAFVRGNVIVGSGCVLGNSCEFKNCLLLDGVQVPHFSYVGDSVLGNRTHLGAGVILSNLRLDQKPITLAIDGVVYQTGLRKFGAILGDGAEVGCNAVLNPGSVLGKRALVMPTVPFSGYLPANTIARIREAVVQIPRRD
- the ffh gene encoding signal recognition particle protein; amino-acid sequence: MFESLTEKLSHALRNLRGVGKLSEENMAEALKEVRTALLGADVHFKVAREFVERVQTKCMGQQVLVGVTPGQQIVKIIHDELVSLLGEGATALSGARPLKILMVGLHGSGKTTSTVKLARHLKKRGYRPLVAACDIHRPAAIDQLEILAKQEEVAFYCDRASRDVPAIGVAALNAARQLTADCIILDTAGRLQIDQDLIEEVKRLSAKVEPDEILLVADGALGQEAVNVAKTFHDALKLTGLVLTKLDGDARGGAALSIKAITGVPIKFIGTGEKPADFDTFYPDRLASRILGMGDVVSLVERAQETIDQKEAEKMAEKLRKADFTLEDFLAQMQQIKKLGSMESILKMMPGMNGVKLDGDAEKSMARTEAIIHSMTPQERRKPDILNGNRRLRIANGAGVKVVEVNQLMKQFQQMQKMMRMFKGGGDKKMMRQLQAMQGRGGMPRF
- a CDS encoding dihydrodipicolinate synthase family protein, which produces MNTIAEIREHLLEGHVIPALPLALDRRRRWTEQRQRAVMRYYLDAGVGGIAVGVHSTQFEIREEKHGLYRPILALASEQIDSWVPLRKQARIKIAGLCGLTPQASREAGIARELGYHAGLLSLGAWSEAAEKDIVRHCREVARSIPLVGFYLQPSVGGRLLSHRFWREFAEIPNVVAIKMAPFNRYQTLDVVRAVMASGRDDIALYTGNDDNIIVDLLTRFRFSGKERFIVGGLLGQWGVWTERAVAMLKDIKRARVKGKLDAVWLDRNAALTDANAAVFDAANRFAGCIPGIHEVLRRQGIFETIHCLNPHERLSPGQAAELDRVSKAHAWLVDDEFVAANLERWLA
- a CDS encoding 3-deoxy-D-arabino-heptulosonate 7-phosphate synthase, giving the protein MILPKNHKLTSEQLAEVTHIVEAFGCQIQPIIGAVRTIYAIVGDERDDLMITRLEGLSYVERIDKIQSPFKLMDKRSDLSSHKIRLGGVTLGEELLVVAGQCTIDPKNPTLLYETAAAVKEAGAHVLRGGVWKPRTNPYAFQGDAKSLDILMEAHRRTGLPVDAEVMDEKQLKLALDAGVHMLQVGARNALNYSLLRAIGRAVTDRPTVVLLKRSLHMGPLNEFLSAAEYIASFGNPNILLCPRGTAPTLDGYRNHPDESITPLLKERTWAPVVVDPSHSVGKAVYVPACALAAVAYGADGLCIEAHVQPTKGIGDDPKQALTPDVLAETIGQARQIWTLTHASRQEARV
- a CDS encoding 1-acyl-sn-glycerol-3-phosphate acyltransferase, translated to MEPMYGFFHYLCMLAYEMFFRGEVCGTSNIPVTGPFIVACNHASHLDPPFVGAQVPRQMAFFARKTLWKPGIAQWWLDGVGTIPVDRDGGSDVAAIRRVLQTLQSGKALILFPEGTRSPDGSLQPAKPGVGLIACKTQAPVLPARIFNSHLAFGRGGKLRVGTRISVVFGPVIQPKDYDDPGAGRDRYQRASERIMGSISRLRMPEYPVI